One Spirochaetales bacterium DNA segment encodes these proteins:
- a CDS encoding BON domain-containing protein, which translates to MDLIKYRMAIVNNDKKETENLRRELIEAIQQDADITDATNISVNVTGKKATGTISIELFGKVNNETDKDRAGEIVEKKVEDNATVENNITIDPGFQTP; encoded by the coding sequence ATGGATTTGATCAAATATCGAATGGCGATTGTCAACAATGATAAAAAGGAAACGGAAAACCTGCGCCGCGAACTCATCGAAGCGATCCAGCAGGACGCCGACATCACCGATGCGACGAATATTTCCGTCAATGTGACTGGTAAAAAGGCGACCGGCACAATATCGATCGAATTGTTCGGAAAGGTCAACAACGAAACAGACAAAGACCGGGCGGGTGAAATAGTCGAAAAGAAGGTGGAAGATAACGCCACGGTGGAAAACAACATAACGATCGATCCCGGTTTCCAGACACCATAG
- a CDS encoding carbohydrate ABC transporter substrate-binding protein, translated as MKKRRVFIMCIVCAALFFLAACQPKESNVTVLGVWGGSELEVFNKIIDNFERSNNVKVEFESTRDINAILTSRVEAGNPPDIAILPQLSLVVDLAKEGKLLALNTIVDMKKIREGYSQTWLDLGSVDGKFYGLFFKTAVKGLVYYSPEAFADAGVSVPESWDQLLAISNDIVDQGKTPWAVGIESGDASGWPATDWIENIFVRSFGPESYRDWYEGKLAWTSEQVTLAWKRFGAIAADNKMVYGGRDGVISTSFQDAANPVFSSPPKAYMIQQASFMAGMIRDNFPDLSYPANFNFFVLPPINPSYSAVEIGGDVLVAFNDTPGVKAFMNYLATAEAQAYFAQTGATMPNKNLSIDAYETDIDKEFARILNDADTVVFDASDMMPSEINSAFWSATIDYVRNPERLDEILAGLENVRKDVYE; from the coding sequence ATGAAAAAACGAAGAGTTTTCATTATGTGTATCGTGTGTGCCGCTTTGTTTTTTCTGGCGGCATGCCAGCCGAAAGAATCGAATGTCACCGTGCTCGGCGTATGGGGCGGCAGTGAACTCGAGGTATTCAACAAGATCATTGACAATTTCGAGCGTTCGAACAATGTCAAGGTCGAGTTTGAATCCACGCGCGACATAAATGCGATTCTCACATCGAGAGTCGAGGCGGGAAATCCGCCCGATATCGCGATTCTTCCGCAACTCTCACTGGTCGTGGATCTCGCAAAAGAAGGAAAACTCCTCGCGCTGAATACCATCGTCGATATGAAAAAGATCCGGGAAGGGTATTCGCAGACATGGCTCGATCTCGGTTCCGTTGACGGCAAATTTTACGGATTGTTCTTTAAAACCGCGGTCAAGGGACTGGTCTACTACAGCCCGGAGGCTTTTGCCGATGCCGGTGTATCGGTTCCGGAAAGCTGGGATCAGTTGCTTGCGATCTCGAACGATATCGTCGATCAGGGAAAAACACCCTGGGCCGTGGGTATCGAATCGGGAGACGCAAGCGGTTGGCCGGCCACGGACTGGATAGAAAATATATTTGTCCGTTCATTCGGGCCGGAGTCCTACCGTGACTGGTATGAAGGAAAACTCGCATGGACATCGGAGCAGGTAACACTCGCGTGGAAACGTTTCGGCGCCATCGCCGCCGATAACAAAATGGTCTATGGCGGAAGGGACGGCGTCATTTCCACAAGTTTCCAGGACGCGGCCAATCCGGTTTTTTCCAGTCCGCCGAAAGCCTATATGATCCAGCAGGCGAGCTTTATGGCCGGTATGATACGGGATAATTTCCCCGACCTCTCATACCCCGCGAATTTCAATTTCTTTGTGCTCCCCCCCATCAACCCCTCGTATTCGGCGGTCGAAATCGGGGGCGACGTTCTCGTTGCCTTCAATGACACGCCGGGGGTAAAGGCCTTTATGAATTATCTCGCGACTGCGGAAGCCCAGGCGTATTTCGCCCAAACGGGTGCGACCATGCCGAACAAAAACCTGTCGATCGACGCCTACGAAACGGATATCGACAAGGAGTTCGCGAGAATCTTAAACGACGCCGATACGGTCGTATTCGACGCGTCGGACATGATGCCGAGTGAAATCAATTCGGCTTTCTGGTCCGCGACAATCGACTATGTCAGGAATCCGGAACGGCTCGATGAAATTCTGGCCGGACTGGAAAATGTCCGCAAGGATGTTTATGAATAA
- a CDS encoding sugar ABC transporter permease has translation MTMQKIIIAIAYGLAIPFVFFLYMFATERISASRKSGRRGATLLPWLWLAPSLGVLLFFLVYPIINTIIISFMNADSSEIVGFDNYAFIFTNKHMLVALRNNLLWIVFFTLVTVVLGLILAVLTDRIRYEVAAKAIVFLPACISFVAAGIIWKFMYTYKPKGEPQIGTLNAVLSFMFPDFEPQAWLFNPAFNNWALILVGIWIWTGFALVIFSASLKGISADLIDAARIDGAGEIAIFFRIILPLMARTITVVVTYFVINVLKIFDIIYVMTNGNLETEVIANRMYKEMFTFRNFGRAGAIAVILLIAVIPVVVMNIRRFSRGVS, from the coding sequence ATGACCATGCAGAAAATCATTATCGCAATCGCTTATGGGCTTGCCATACCTTTTGTCTTCTTTTTGTATATGTTCGCGACAGAGCGTATATCAGCCTCAAGAAAAAGCGGGAGGAGGGGTGCGACCCTCCTGCCGTGGCTCTGGCTGGCACCTTCTCTGGGCGTCCTGTTGTTTTTCCTTGTGTACCCGATAATCAATACGATCATCATCAGTTTCATGAATGCCGATTCGAGTGAGATCGTCGGATTCGACAACTACGCTTTCATTTTTACCAACAAGCACATGCTTGTCGCACTCAGGAACAATCTGCTGTGGATCGTCTTTTTTACCCTTGTCACCGTCGTATTGGGTCTGATACTCGCGGTCCTGACGGACAGAATACGGTATGAAGTCGCCGCAAAAGCGATCGTTTTCCTCCCCGCCTGTATTTCGTTTGTGGCCGCCGGGATTATCTGGAAGTTCATGTATACATACAAACCGAAAGGTGAGCCGCAGATCGGGACCCTGAACGCGGTCCTTTCGTTCATGTTTCCCGATTTCGAACCCCAGGCATGGCTTTTCAATCCCGCATTCAACAACTGGGCGCTAATTCTCGTCGGCATATGGATATGGACCGGTTTCGCTCTGGTGATATTCTCTGCAAGCCTGAAGGGGATATCGGCAGATCTTATCGACGCGGCGCGAATCGACGGCGCGGGTGAGATCGCCATATTTTTCCGAATCATCCTTCCGCTAATGGCGAGAACGATCACCGTTGTGGTCACCTATTTCGTCATCAATGTTTTAAAAATTTTCGATATCATCTATGTCATGACCAATGGCAATCTCGAGACCGAAGTGATCGCGAACAGGATGTACAAGGAAATGTTCACCTTCAGAAACTTCGGCAGGGCGGGCGCCATCGCCGTCATCCTGTTGATCGCCGTTATCCCCGTTGTCGTCATGAATATCAGACGCTTTTCACGTGGAGTATCGTAA
- a CDS encoding DUF1667 domain-containing protein: MKKEMICISCPLGCRLVVSQDEDGSVGVTGNQCPRGEVYGREEFSAPKRIVTATVKTKSLKNPYVPVKTDKPLLREHIRPLLRRLYGMTVGVPVSCGDILIHDVEGTGTNVVFTRSLGE; encoded by the coding sequence ATGAAAAAGGAGATGATCTGTATTTCATGTCCCCTCGGGTGCCGCCTGGTCGTCTCACAGGATGAAGACGGTTCGGTGGGTGTGACGGGTAATCAATGCCCCCGGGGTGAGGTATACGGGCGGGAAGAGTTTTCCGCCCCGAAACGGATCGTCACCGCGACGGTGAAAACAAAATCACTCAAGAACCCGTACGTTCCGGTTAAAACCGACAAGCCCCTTCTCAGGGAACATATCCGTCCCCTGCTTCGACGCCTGTACGGCATGACGGTCGGCGTCCCGGTTTCCTGCGGAGATATTCTGATTCATGATGTTGAAGGAACCGGGACAAACGTCGTCTTCACGAGGTCGCTCGGGGAATGA
- a CDS encoding beta-phosphoglucomutase family hydrolase encodes MKLRQFRGIVFDLDGVITRTALVHYKAWKKTFDAFLEKKGSEEGKKYRPFEYEEDYIPFVDGKPRYDGVQSFLSSRDISLTYGEPGDSGEKKSICGIGNKKNETFRELVSTEGVEVYEGAIAFIRSLKKKGIRLGVASSSKNCRYILEKTGIIDLFQAVVGGLVSKEMKLNGKPAPDIFIEAARRLGLTPDECVMVEDALSGVEAGSNGNFSLVIGISRNGNNSDALYAHGADMVVRHLGEVDYKAIKHWFDEGLAKDGWSLLYRSHKPGEEKLREALTTVGNGYFGTRGCLVSEKSSEYHYPGTYIAGVYNRLPTEIHGNTIYNNDLVNCPNWLLLQIKIGDSGIASLYESEILEYRQELDMKNAVLKREITFKDEKNRITTFKTYRFASMANPHYAALKVVVIPRNYSEPVTVISALDGTVINYGVERYRNLSSNHLSSVSEHEADDTMFLVTRTNTSKISIFTGAKTLIASKHKKGNPVRETTIDAGYISQTLTIDCLKGEAVEIHKLVSIFTSNDRDSDNPEHDWVKSLDHIGSFDTMLQSHTLEWHKLWQVSDIEIHGDRFVQKAVRLHLYHLMSTASEHNKYIDAGLPARGLHGEAYRGHIFWDTVFILPFYNLHFPGISRSLLMYRYHRLDAARESARRAGYAGAMYPWQSADSGKEESQTLHFNPLSGEWDPDLSSLQRHVSIAILYNIFRYFYTTMDTDFLYNYGAEMIIEIIRFWASLAHFEDADGKYHIEGVMGPDEFHEKYPGSEKGGFRDNAYTNIMVGWLLHKGIKMMDEMPAAITERLSKKIGFEPEEKEKWKAIRSKLKVVLQENGIISQFDGFSKLKDLDFKAYREKYGDIHRMDRILKSEGDTPNRYKMAKQADVLMVYYLIAPGQVNHILDIMGYDTGLSPEELFKRNYEYYSGITTNGSTLSHIVHASIVKYLSTHTSEKWERFLTVMKSDISDIQGGTTQEGIHTGVMGGSIRIIFNSFAGINLFTDYIHIMPELPSHWKCLSFAFKYKDNRYRLHIDREKVTVTVTGTGESPAIEINGKTYRLKFGRKTVFAYMPRNHEKERKQEDG; translated from the coding sequence ATGAAATTACGGCAGTTCAGAGGGATTGTATTCGATCTCGACGGCGTCATCACTCGAACCGCACTCGTCCATTACAAAGCCTGGAAAAAAACATTCGACGCCTTCCTCGAAAAAAAAGGAAGCGAGGAAGGAAAAAAATATCGTCCGTTTGAATATGAGGAAGATTATATTCCCTTTGTCGACGGCAAGCCGCGTTATGACGGCGTTCAAAGTTTCCTCTCATCCCGCGATATTTCACTTACCTACGGTGAACCGGGAGACAGCGGAGAAAAGAAGAGCATTTGCGGAATCGGAAACAAAAAAAACGAAACGTTTCGCGAACTGGTTTCCACGGAAGGAGTGGAAGTCTACGAAGGGGCCATTGCGTTTATACGGAGTCTCAAAAAAAAGGGGATACGACTCGGGGTGGCCTCGTCCAGTAAAAACTGCCGGTATATCCTCGAAAAAACGGGTATCATCGATCTCTTTCAGGCAGTTGTCGGTGGGCTTGTTTCAAAAGAAATGAAGCTGAACGGCAAACCGGCCCCCGATATTTTCATCGAGGCCGCCCGGCGGCTCGGGCTTACGCCCGACGAGTGCGTGATGGTGGAAGACGCGCTTTCGGGTGTTGAGGCCGGAAGCAACGGAAACTTCTCCCTCGTCATCGGAATCTCCCGTAACGGAAACAACTCGGACGCGCTTTACGCCCACGGGGCCGATATGGTGGTGAGGCACCTTGGTGAAGTCGACTATAAAGCCATAAAACACTGGTTCGATGAGGGGCTCGCAAAGGACGGGTGGTCTCTTTTGTACCGAAGCCATAAACCGGGTGAAGAAAAACTGCGGGAGGCCCTGACGACCGTAGGGAACGGGTATTTCGGAACACGAGGATGCCTCGTGAGTGAGAAATCCTCCGAGTATCATTACCCCGGCACCTATATCGCCGGTGTCTACAACCGGCTTCCGACTGAAATTCACGGTAACACGATTTACAATAACGATCTGGTCAATTGCCCAAACTGGCTGCTTTTACAGATCAAAATCGGCGATTCGGGCATCGCCTCCCTCTACGAATCGGAGATTCTGGAATACAGGCAGGAACTCGATATGAAAAATGCCGTTCTGAAAAGGGAAATCACCTTCAAGGACGAAAAAAACCGGATAACGACATTCAAAACATACAGGTTCGCGAGTATGGCCAATCCGCATTATGCCGCCCTGAAAGTCGTCGTCATTCCCCGTAATTATTCGGAGCCGGTCACCGTCATTTCAGCCCTTGACGGGACGGTCATCAACTACGGGGTGGAGCGTTACCGGAATCTCAGCTCGAATCACCTTTCATCGGTCTCCGAACATGAAGCGGACGACACCATGTTTCTCGTGACCCGGACCAATACATCGAAAATATCGATATTTACCGGGGCGAAAACATTGATCGCCTCGAAGCACAAAAAGGGGAATCCGGTAAGGGAAACGACTATCGATGCAGGATATATTTCGCAAACCCTCACGATAGACTGTCTCAAAGGCGAAGCGGTGGAAATCCACAAGCTGGTGAGTATTTTCACCTCCAATGACAGGGACTCGGACAATCCCGAACATGACTGGGTGAAAAGCCTTGATCATATCGGGTCATTCGATACCATGCTGCAGTCCCATACACTGGAATGGCACAAACTCTGGCAGGTGAGCGATATCGAGATTCACGGGGACCGGTTCGTTCAAAAAGCGGTCAGGCTGCACCTGTATCATCTGATGTCGACAGCCTCGGAGCACAACAAATATATCGATGCGGGGCTCCCGGCCAGGGGACTGCACGGCGAGGCTTATCGGGGCCATATCTTCTGGGATACAGTGTTCATCCTTCCTTTTTACAATCTTCATTTTCCCGGCATCTCCCGCTCCCTGCTTATGTACCGGTACCACAGACTCGATGCGGCACGGGAATCCGCCCGCAGGGCCGGATACGCCGGGGCGATGTATCCATGGCAGTCGGCGGACAGCGGAAAAGAGGAATCACAGACCCTTCATTTCAATCCCCTTTCCGGAGAATGGGATCCGGATCTCAGCAGCCTGCAGCGGCATGTCTCTATCGCGATTCTCTATAATATTTTCCGGTATTTTTATACCACCATGGATACGGATTTCTTATACAATTACGGGGCTGAAATGATCATTGAAATCATCAGGTTCTGGGCGAGTCTTGCACATTTTGAGGATGCCGACGGGAAATATCACATCGAAGGGGTGATGGGGCCGGACGAATTCCACGAAAAATATCCCGGAAGCGAAAAAGGCGGATTCAGGGACAATGCATACACCAATATAATGGTCGGCTGGCTTCTGCACAAGGGGATTAAGATGATGGACGAAATGCCGGCCGCGATTACCGAACGTCTTTCGAAAAAGATCGGCTTCGAGCCGGAAGAAAAAGAGAAATGGAAAGCGATACGCAGCAAACTCAAGGTCGTCTTGCAGGAAAACGGGATTATATCTCAATTCGACGGTTTCTCCAAACTCAAGGATCTCGATTTCAAGGCGTACCGTGAAAAATACGGGGACATTCACAGGATGGACAGAATTCTCAAATCCGAGGGAGACACACCAAACAGATACAAGATGGCAAAACAGGCGGATGTCCTGATGGTCTATTATCTTATCGCACCGGGGCAGGTCAATCATATTCTTGATATCATGGGCTATGATACCGGACTCAGCCCGGAGGAATTGTTCAAGAGGAATTACGAGTACTATTCCGGCATTACCACCAATGGGTCGACCCTCAGCCACATCGTCCACGCGTCGATCGTGAAATATCTTTCCACGCACACATCCGAGAAATGGGAAAGGTTCCTGACGGTCATGAAAAGCGATATCTCGGACATTCAGGGGGGCACGACCCAGGAAGGCATTCACACCGGGGTGATGGGCGGCAGTATAAGGATTATATTCAACAGTTTTGCGGGGATCAATCTCTTTACCGATTACATCCATATCATGCCCGAACTTCCTTCTCACTGGAAATGCCTTTCTTTTGCCTTCAAATATAAAGACAACCGGTATCGTCTTCACATCGACAGGGAAAAAGTAACGGTGACCGTGACGGGAACGGGAGAAAGCCCCGCGATTGAGATCAACGGGAAAACGTATCGCCTGAAATTCGGCAGAAAAACGGTATTCGCCTATATGCCGCGAAATCATGAAAAAGAAAGGAAGCAAGAAGATGGCTGA
- a CDS encoding ABC transporter ATP-binding protein yields MGNDRIIIEAKNVKKDYRTDGVVVHALRGVTLTIEKGEFTAIVGPSGSGKTTFLNVATGLDSPTEGEIWLNGKLISNMSGNELSDFRRDNIGFIFQAYNLIPVLTVEENIEYVMMLQGVPKNERHKRITSILKNMGMEDFHDRFPNKLSGGQQQRVAVARAMVSSPGLILADEPTANLDSKTGGSLLDMMRSLNEETGMTFVFSTHDQHVVERARRVIILEDGVILKEKKQ; encoded by the coding sequence ATGGGCAATGACAGGATTATTATCGAAGCGAAGAACGTAAAAAAGGACTACCGGACGGACGGTGTCGTCGTTCACGCCCTGCGTGGGGTAACCCTTACCATCGAAAAAGGGGAGTTTACCGCGATCGTCGGGCCTTCCGGGTCCGGGAAAACGACTTTTTTGAATGTCGCGACCGGTCTCGATTCGCCGACGGAAGGAGAAATATGGCTCAACGGAAAACTCATTTCGAATATGAGCGGAAATGAACTTTCCGATTTCAGAAGGGACAATATCGGTTTCATTTTCCAGGCCTACAACCTCATCCCCGTCCTCACGGTCGAGGAAAACATCGAATACGTGATGATGCTTCAGGGGGTTCCGAAAAACGAACGCCATAAGAGGATTACGTCGATATTAAAAAATATGGGTATGGAAGACTTTCACGACAGATTCCCGAATAAACTTTCGGGCGGCCAGCAGCAGCGGGTGGCGGTCGCGCGCGCCATGGTTTCCTCACCAGGACTTATCCTCGCGGACGAACCGACCGCCAATCTCGATTCAAAAACGGGCGGCAGTCTGCTGGATATGATGCGAAGCCTGAATGAAGAGACCGGAATGACTTTTGTCTTTTCGACACACGACCAGCATGTCGTCGAACGGGCCCGGCGGGTAATCATACTGGAAGACGGGGTAATTTTAAAGGAAAAAAAGCAATGA
- a CDS encoding FAD-dependent oxidoreductase yields MNQRTGKAYDAVIIGGGAAGMAAAVRCAEKGLECAIVDREETLGGILYQCIHNGFGIHEFREELTGPEYAERYVGEIGRRAAVDVFLNSTVVGIDAGTPKKRVIVYSPFYGVLVLTAPAVILCMGCRERNRGNIGTAGTRPSGIFTAGLAQRLINIEGYVPGRNAVIMGSGDIGLIMARRMTWIGAKVSGVTEILPYPSGLSRNISQCLNDFNIPLYLSHLVTGIFGRDRVAGVEVAPLVDGKADHKRAFSIECDTILLSVGLIPENELSKEIGVAINQDTHGPYVDANYMTSVEGVFACGNVLHVHDLVDFVSEESRRCADCVARYLTSEGPPPSQGTVKAGPNVIYVVPNKFHYQKDTILFFRPFIVKNNVMLSVSLNGKVVRTKKLLHVQPSEMVRTILKPADVEKADPGDHNVVEISLR; encoded by the coding sequence ATGAACCAGCGGACCGGTAAAGCCTATGATGCCGTCATTATCGGCGGCGGGGCGGCCGGTATGGCCGCCGCCGTGCGTTGTGCGGAAAAGGGGCTCGAATGTGCGATTGTCGACCGTGAAGAAACTCTCGGGGGAATACTGTACCAGTGTATTCATAACGGTTTCGGCATTCACGAGTTCCGGGAAGAACTTACCGGGCCAGAATATGCCGAGCGGTATGTGGGTGAAATCGGGCGTCGTGCGGCCGTCGATGTCTTTCTCAACTCGACGGTGGTCGGTATCGATGCCGGGACCCCGAAAAAGCGGGTGATCGTTTATTCTCCCTTCTACGGTGTGCTCGTTCTTACGGCCCCGGCCGTTATTCTCTGCATGGGATGCCGCGAACGAAACCGCGGCAATATAGGTACTGCGGGGACGCGTCCGTCTGGTATTTTTACCGCAGGGCTTGCCCAGCGATTGATCAATATCGAAGGATATGTTCCGGGAAGAAACGCCGTGATCATGGGTTCCGGCGATATCGGTCTCATTATGGCAAGGCGAATGACATGGATCGGTGCGAAGGTATCTGGGGTAACGGAAATTCTTCCCTATCCCTCGGGATTGAGCAGGAACATCAGCCAATGCCTCAATGATTTCAATATCCCCCTTTATCTGAGTCACCTGGTTACCGGAATTTTCGGACGCGACAGGGTGGCCGGGGTCGAGGTCGCGCCACTGGTCGACGGCAAGGCCGATCACAAACGGGCTTTTTCCATCGAATGCGACACAATCCTTCTTTCGGTGGGACTGATTCCGGAGAACGAATTGTCAAAGGAAATCGGCGTTGCCATCAATCAGGATACCCACGGGCCCTATGTCGATGCGAATTATATGACATCCGTCGAAGGAGTATTTGCCTGCGGGAACGTCCTGCATGTCCACGACCTGGTGGATTTTGTTTCGGAAGAATCGAGGCGGTGCGCCGATTGTGTCGCCCGTTATTTGACATCCGAGGGACCGCCACCTTCTCAGGGAACGGTAAAGGCGGGACCGAATGTCATCTATGTCGTTCCGAACAAGTTTCATTACCAAAAGGACACTATATTGTTTTTCCGCCCCTTTATCGTGAAAAACAATGTCATGCTTTCCGTTTCACTGAACGGGAAGGTCGTCAGGACGAAAAAACTTCTGCACGTACAGCCTTCGGAAATGGTTCGGACGATTTTGAAGCCGGCCGATGTCGAAAAGGCAGATCCGGGGGACCACAATGTGGTTGAAATTTCCCTCCGGTGA
- a CDS encoding carbohydrate ABC transporter permease has product MGRKLVKGVFAFPVHLVIILICIIWIMPSLGLLVSSLRPRHLINQSGWWTAFRTPFQFTLDNYIHVIDTNNMGRSFLNSLMIAIPATIFPTIIAAFAAYAFSWMRFPGRNLLFLCIVGFLVVPIQMTLIPVLRVFNRLHLTGTFLGIWLAHTAYGLPFSIYLLRNFIDELPFQMLESAKMDGASHLRIFIAIILPTSVPAIASLAIFQFMWVWNDLLVALIYLGGTPDVAPMTVTISHLTSSYGSGWQYLTAAAFISMMLPMIIFFSMQKYFIRGITAGSVKE; this is encoded by the coding sequence ATGGGGAGAAAACTCGTAAAAGGAGTTTTCGCGTTTCCCGTGCATCTTGTCATTATCCTCATCTGCATCATCTGGATCATGCCCTCGCTTGGTCTCCTTGTGAGTTCACTGCGGCCGCGCCATCTCATCAACCAGTCCGGCTGGTGGACCGCCTTTCGGACACCCTTTCAGTTTACGCTGGACAATTATATCCACGTCATCGATACGAACAACATGGGCCGCAGCTTCCTGAACAGCCTCATGATCGCGATTCCGGCGACGATATTCCCCACCATTATCGCCGCGTTTGCCGCCTATGCCTTTTCATGGATGCGGTTTCCCGGCAGAAACCTCCTCTTTCTCTGCATTGTGGGCTTTCTCGTCGTTCCGATTCAGATGACCCTGATCCCCGTTTTACGTGTCTTTAACCGGCTGCATCTCACCGGTACATTTTTGGGTATATGGCTGGCCCATACGGCCTACGGACTCCCCTTTTCAATATATCTATTGAGAAATTTTATCGATGAACTGCCCTTCCAGATGCTCGAGTCGGCAAAAATGGACGGCGCCTCCCATCTCCGGATTTTTATCGCGATCATCCTTCCGACCTCCGTCCCCGCCATCGCCTCGCTTGCCATTTTCCAGTTCATGTGGGTGTGGAACGATCTGCTCGTCGCGCTGATCTATCTCGGCGGGACCCCCGATGTCGCACCGATGACCGTGACCATAAGTCACCTCACGAGTTCATACGGAAGCGGATGGCAATATCTGACCGCAGCGGCTTTCATTTCGATGATGCTCCCCATGATCATTTTCTTTTCGATGCAGAAATATTTTATCCGCGGCATCACGGCGGGCTCGGTAAAGGAATAA